The Pseudoalteromonas tunicata genome segment CTATCGATATACGATAACGCACCATCAATAACATCAATTGCTTTTTGTGCGCCTAGTGCTGTACCAATATTAATTTCATCAACTGTTTCTTTACCCGAAATAGCGGATTCACCAATGGTATTACCATGGAGCATACTGCCGGCACCTGTGGTATCTTGCAGCTTAAAGTCATCACTGCCCGTCATGCGCACAGTCCCAACAAAGGTGGTGGTTGAAGCATTAGCATCACCATTACCTACACCGCCAGCACCATTGGTTGCCGTACCAAAGATACGACCAGTTGCAATTGCGGTTGTTGTATCAGCTGCGTTACCATCAAAATCATAACTAGCCGCTTGAATTGTCATCCGAGAGCCTACGCCATTGTAATCAACCTGCATATTCTCAAATACAATGTTGTCACCACGTTCACTGACTAACTTAATACGACCATCACCAGTTAGACTCGCTGAAATACCTGTTTCACCCGAAGCTTCATTAAAGGCATTCACTACACCGCTTAACTCTTCTGTATTGCTGATAGTGAATTTAATTCGAGCACCTTCTTTAGTGGCATCAGTATTTTCACCACGAAGCTCAAGCGTAAAGGTCGCATCACCGGTTAATAAGGCAGTATCTTGCCCCCCGGCAACCGTGCCAACACTGCCATAGAAATCGAGTGTAACCACGGTACGAGCATCAGCCTCTGCACCAGTTTTAGACGTAATTTGATCTATCGCTCTTTCGGCATCATATGCTGAACCACCTAAACCTGTGATCGTTGCACTGGCGCTACCTAAAGAACCTTTGACACCTAACGATACTGTCGTCGTAGTAGCGATAGTCGATAATTTATTTCGATTAGCAGAATAAGTCGATTGTGATGCACCTAAACTACCTGTAGTAATAAAATTACCCATACCAACTAATGTGGTACTTGAATTTGCTGCTATTAATCCCGTCATTGCTGTCGAGGTTACTACATTATTTTGCAAACCAGCAGCTTCATTAGCAGCGGTTTGATTTTTAAGCTCATAAGTCTCAGCGCCCATATCTTCACCGAAGAAAGAGCCAACACTTACGCTAATTGTTTCGAATGATTTAGAACCTACTTGGAACTGCTCAGTACCAAACGAACCATCCATCAACTTACGACCACCAAACGTTGTCGTTGAAGCAATACGGTCTAATTCGCGTTGTAACTGTACAACCTCTTCTTGTAACGAAGCACGGTCACCGTCTGAATACGTACCATTTGCCGCTTGAATGGCAAGGTCACGCATACGTTGTAGGATATTAGTACTTTCTTGTAATGCACCTTCAGCAACTTGTGCCATCGAAATACCATCATTAGCGTTACGAGTAGCAACGTTAAGACCGTTAATTTGCGATGTCAGTTTATTGGAGATTTGCATACCAGCCGCATCATCTTTGGCTGAGTTAATTCTCAGACCTGATGATAAGCGCTGCATTGAGGTAGTGAGACCCTCAGTCGATTTATTTAGATTACGTTGGCCGTTAATAGAGGCAACGTTTGTGTTTATATACATACCCATCTTAGTATCTCCTCAATGATGGAATTTGTTTTC includes the following:
- a CDS encoding flagellin, which gives rise to MGMYINTNVASINGQRNLNKSTEGLTTSMQRLSSGLRINSAKDDAAGMQISNKLTSQINGLNVATRNANDGISMAQVAEGALQESTNILQRMRDLAIQAANGTYSDGDRASLQEEVVQLQRELDRIASTTTFGGRKLMDGSFGTEQFQVGSKSFETISVSVGSFFGEDMGAETYELKNQTAANEAAGLQNNVVTSTAMTGLIAANSSTTLVGMGNFITTGSLGASQSTYSANRNKLSTIATTTTVSLGVKGSLGSASATITGLGGSAYDAERAIDQITSKTGAEADARTVVTLDFYGSVGTVAGGQDTALLTGDATFTLELRGENTDATKEGARIKFTISNTEELSGVVNAFNEASGETGISASLTGDGRIKLVSERGDNIVFENMQVDYNGVGSRMTIQAASYDFDGNAADTTTAIATGRIFGTATNGAGGVGNGDANASTTTFVGTVRMTGSDDFKLQDTTGAGSMLHGNTIGESAISGKETVDEINIGTALGAQKAIDVIDGALSYIDSQRANMGAVQNRLSSTISNLENVVENASASRSRIRDTDFALETAQMTKNQILQQAGTSILAQANQLPQSALSLLGG